One stretch of Limnohabitans sp. DNA includes these proteins:
- a CDS encoding c-type cytochrome, with translation MNPLAICLLAGITWATVPAWASGEGTYKAVCASCHGQAFPKAPQLGNKTQWAPLIREGQVTLTAHGYVGVRGMPAKGGQADLTLEAFAEALNHMVNQSGGNWKTPDAKTLQAMQAEVAKRQKSKASKAGG, from the coding sequence ATGAATCCATTGGCAATTTGTTTGTTGGCTGGCATCACTTGGGCCACCGTGCCCGCCTGGGCCTCGGGCGAGGGCACTTACAAAGCCGTTTGTGCCAGTTGTCACGGGCAGGCTTTTCCCAAGGCGCCGCAATTGGGCAACAAAACACAATGGGCCCCGCTGATTCGTGAGGGCCAGGTCACCCTCACCGCACACGGCTATGTGGGGGTCAGAGGCATGCCTGCCAAAGGCGGTCAAGCCGACTTGACGCTGGAGGCCTTCGCCGAAGCCTTGAACCACATGGTCAACCAGTCTGGCGGAAACTGGAAAACCCCGGATGCCAAAACCTTGCAGGCCATGCAAGCCGAGGTGGCCAAGCGCCAAAAATCCAAAGCCTCCAAGGCAGGCGGCTAA
- a CDS encoding NAD(P)-dependent oxidoreductase — translation MTTIGMIGIGMMGHGIASNLLKHGQSLTVLEHPGNQPLDALLAAGARTCTSPQALAAQSDVIILCVTGTPQVEAVLLGEDGVLKGLRPGTIVIDCSTAVPASTEKVSALVIAQGGQFLDSPMTRTPKEAAEGRLNLLVGGDAALFERCQPILACFAENIVHTGPIGSGHRMKLLHNYVSLGTVTLLAEAAACAQRAGVDAHTFVEVLSKGGGWGAALDRLKPMLTAGDTSGLRFSMSNALKDLNYYHQMASDTQAERTVAEAIRNTLQTACEEGDPHALVPELVTLLAQRPGA, via the coding sequence ATGACCACCATTGGCATGATCGGCATCGGCATGATGGGCCACGGCATCGCGAGCAATTTGCTCAAGCACGGGCAAAGCCTCACGGTGCTGGAGCACCCCGGCAACCAGCCCCTGGACGCGCTGTTGGCCGCAGGCGCGCGCACCTGCACCAGCCCCCAGGCCTTGGCGGCGCAATCGGATGTGATCATCCTGTGCGTGACGGGCACCCCACAGGTCGAAGCGGTGCTGCTGGGTGAGGACGGTGTCTTGAAGGGGCTGCGGCCCGGCACCATCGTGATCGACTGCTCCACGGCCGTGCCCGCATCGACTGAAAAAGTCTCGGCCTTGGTCATCGCCCAAGGCGGTCAGTTTCTCGATTCGCCCATGACGCGTACCCCCAAAGAAGCCGCCGAAGGTCGGCTGAACCTGCTGGTGGGTGGCGACGCGGCTTTGTTTGAACGCTGCCAACCCATCCTCGCTTGCTTTGCCGAAAACATCGTGCACACCGGCCCGATTGGCTCAGGCCACCGCATGAAGCTGTTGCACAACTACGTGTCGCTGGGCACCGTCACCTTGCTGGCCGAAGCCGCTGCCTGCGCGCAACGGGCTGGGGTGGACGCCCACACCTTTGTGGAAGTGCTGTCCAAAGGCGGCGGCTGGGGCGCGGCGCTGGATCGCTTGAAACCCATGCTGACGGCGGGCGACACCTCGGGCCTGCGGTTTTCCATGAGCAACGCGCTCAAAGACCTGAACTACTACCACCAGATGGCCAGCGACACGCAGGCCGAGCGCACGGTGGCCGAGGCCATCCGAAACACGCTTCAGACGGCTTGCGAAGAAGGCGACCCGCACGCGTTGGTGCCGGAGCTGGTCACGCTGCTGGCCCAGCGACCAGGCGCCTGA
- a CDS encoding phosphatase PAP2 family protein, whose product MGLTLGWDASGADLHVMAWLGDAQGFALRDHWWLSTVLHEGAKRLAVVVYLALIWMAVSPWGPWRQVPRLQRLEVVVGITLSLLLISSLKRISLTSCPWELQSFGGAATYISHWSWGTSDGGSGHCFPGGHASSAMAFLAMTLPWLASQQAQEKRKGWVWLGAIVLAGLFLGAAQTLRGAHYPSHSAWTALICAATAWANHQVFQRLQQSNPRLPA is encoded by the coding sequence TTGGGGCTCACCTTAGGCTGGGATGCCTCCGGGGCAGACCTGCACGTGATGGCTTGGTTGGGTGATGCACAAGGCTTTGCCTTGCGCGACCATTGGTGGCTGAGCACCGTCTTGCACGAAGGCGCCAAACGCTTGGCTGTGGTGGTTTACCTCGCCTTGATCTGGATGGCGGTCTCACCTTGGGGTCCTTGGCGTCAGGTCCCTCGTCTGCAAAGGCTGGAGGTCGTTGTCGGTATCACCCTGAGTTTGTTGCTGATCTCCAGCCTAAAACGCATCAGCTTGACCAGTTGCCCGTGGGAACTGCAATCCTTTGGCGGTGCAGCCACCTACATCTCGCACTGGTCATGGGGCACCAGCGATGGCGGCAGTGGCCATTGCTTTCCGGGTGGGCACGCCTCCAGTGCGATGGCCTTTTTGGCCATGACCTTGCCCTGGCTGGCCTCTCAGCAAGCCCAAGAAAAGCGCAAGGGCTGGGTCTGGCTGGGGGCCATTGTTTTGGCGGGACTTTTTTTAGGGGCTGCACAAACCCTGCGCGGTGCCCATTACCCCAGCCACAGCGCCTGGACGGCCTTGATTTGCGCCGCAACGGCTTGGGCCAATCACCAAGTTTTTCAACGCCTCCAACAGTCAAACCCGAGACTCCCGGCTTGA
- a CDS encoding response regulator, which yields MRVLIVEDDVGIATGLAASLKANGYAVDVTPTLALATAAVRVEPFDLVLLDLNLPDGDGLAWLRQERRAGSAMPVLIMTARDALPDRVAGLDEGADDYVVKPFEPEELLARMRAALRRSEGRASPLLRHGDLVLDPAAHSVLKNGEPVALRAKEYALLLALLRGSGQVLSRQRLEQALYGFDEVLDSNALEVHMHHLRRKLGDGLVKTVRGVGYFVPNPDTQGGA from the coding sequence ATGCGGGTTTTGATCGTGGAAGACGATGTGGGTATCGCCACCGGCTTGGCCGCCAGCTTGAAAGCCAATGGCTACGCGGTGGATGTGACGCCCACGCTGGCTTTGGCCACGGCCGCTGTGCGTGTGGAACCTTTTGACCTGGTGCTGCTCGACTTGAACTTGCCAGACGGTGACGGATTGGCTTGGCTGAGGCAAGAACGCCGCGCTGGCAGTGCCATGCCTGTGCTGATCATGACGGCCCGCGATGCCTTGCCCGACCGTGTGGCTGGGTTGGACGAAGGCGCTGACGACTACGTGGTCAAGCCTTTTGAGCCCGAGGAGCTTTTGGCCCGCATGCGTGCGGCCCTGCGCCGCAGCGAAGGCCGCGCATCACCCTTGCTGCGCCATGGCGATTTGGTGTTGGACCCGGCCGCCCACAGCGTGCTGAAGAATGGTGAACCGGTCGCCCTGCGCGCCAAAGAATATGCCCTGCTGTTGGCGTTGCTGCGGGGCAGTGGGCAGGTGCTCTCTCGCCAAAGGCTGGAGCAAGCGCTCTATGGTTTTGACGAGGTGTTGGACAGCAACGCCTTGGAGGTGCACATGCACCACCTGCGCCGCAAGTTGGGCGATGGTTTGGTCAAAACAGTGCGCGGTGTGGGCTACTTTGTGCCCAATCCGGACACCCAAGGGGGGGCTTGA
- a CDS encoding histidine kinase dimerization/phospho-acceptor domain-containing protein, with protein MAYPTAQPGHAGTVQARSLWRYLWAWALGAVVALWLLLAGLSYSTGHLEAEEISDGLLVSTAQMLLAQPWPDSALVPGRSPSLRVPEPQTTALPAALHGHTDKTYVPDLHVLMWQDDRLVWDSHGMQAQWPSPLVLGHQTLYLTAQGQIHEWRVYVAESRAGSVPPPSANAQADRPAVRRVAVFLDPARREALAEDIAEHILLPALLFLPMVALILASAMRRGLLPLKRLSSKISALDVDAGQTLMPQQPFQELGVTVQAINHLVQRLQEEISRERRFAADVAHELRTPLTALVLQARLARDAALPSEQAQALQAVEQGALQAGRILSQLLDLARAHSLSEEQSEPVDLCSLAQAVVAEHVALAHALGQDIALEAPAHAVTVSGQSTLLALALRNLVDNALRHNPSGTYVEVRIAQDGQGQVRLSVSDDGSDVASEVTSDGAMVGPQASARTTGHASQAGLGIGLTLVERIAQSQGAQLLRDAGTAPFGKRFALVWPAVTNRTDGT; from the coding sequence ATGGCGTATCCGACAGCTCAGCCAGGCCACGCCGGGACCGTGCAAGCCCGATCCCTGTGGCGTTATTTGTGGGCTTGGGCTTTGGGGGCGGTGGTGGCTCTGTGGTTGTTGCTGGCGGGTTTGTCTTATTCAACCGGTCACCTCGAAGCGGAAGAAATCAGCGACGGTCTGCTGGTCTCCACCGCCCAGATGTTGTTGGCGCAGCCTTGGCCTGATTCGGCGCTGGTGCCTGGTAGGTCGCCGTCGCTTCGTGTCCCTGAACCACAGACCACAGCGCTGCCAGCGGCCCTGCATGGACACACCGACAAAACTTACGTCCCAGACCTTCACGTCTTGATGTGGCAGGACGATCGCTTGGTGTGGGACTCGCACGGCATGCAGGCGCAATGGCCCTCGCCACTGGTTTTGGGGCACCAAACCTTGTACCTGACTGCGCAAGGGCAGATCCACGAATGGCGCGTGTATGTGGCTGAATCGAGGGCAGGCAGCGTGCCCCCCCCAAGTGCAAACGCCCAAGCCGACAGGCCAGCCGTACGGCGTGTGGCGGTGTTTTTAGACCCGGCGCGGCGCGAAGCACTGGCGGAAGATATCGCCGAACACATCTTGCTGCCAGCCTTGTTGTTTTTGCCCATGGTGGCCTTGATCTTGGCCTCGGCCATGCGCCGCGGCTTGCTGCCCCTGAAGCGTTTGTCCAGCAAGATTTCAGCCTTGGATGTCGACGCTGGCCAAACCCTGATGCCACAGCAGCCCTTCCAAGAGTTGGGCGTGACCGTGCAGGCCATCAACCACTTGGTGCAGCGCTTGCAAGAGGAAATTTCGCGGGAGCGGCGTTTCGCGGCCGATGTGGCGCACGAGTTGCGCACGCCTTTGACGGCTTTGGTGTTGCAGGCTCGCTTGGCCCGCGATGCAGCTTTGCCCTCCGAACAGGCTCAGGCACTTCAAGCGGTAGAGCAGGGCGCACTGCAGGCTGGGCGCATTTTGTCCCAGCTCTTGGATTTGGCGCGCGCGCACAGTTTGAGTGAGGAGCAGTCAGAGCCGGTCGATCTGTGCTCCTTGGCGCAAGCTGTGGTGGCCGAACACGTGGCCTTGGCCCATGCCTTGGGGCAAGACATCGCGCTGGAGGCGCCGGCGCATGCTGTGACGGTCAGCGGTCAATCCACTTTGCTGGCATTGGCCTTGCGCAATTTGGTGGACAACGCTTTGCGCCACAACCCTTCGGGCACCTATGTCGAAGTGCGCATTGCACAAGATGGGCAAGGGCAGGTGCGCCTGTCGGTCAGCGACGACGGCAGCGATGTGGCCAGCGAGGTGACCAGCGATGGGGCCATGGTCGGGCCGCAAGCCAGCGCCCGAACGACAGGCCATGCATCGCAAGCTGGCTTGGGGATTGGCCTGACCTTGGTTGAGCGCATTGCACAAAGCCAGGGCGCGCAGCTTTTGCGAGATGCGGGCACCGCACCCTTTGGCAAAAGATTTGCTTTGGTTTGGCCTGCTGTGACGAATCGAACAGACGGGACTTAA
- a CDS encoding phosphoethanolamine transferase has product MATCVRFVLPMPSFFSAFSGFFRPFSKAIRRPWHPLVLLLVLALWLTTLGNLPLWRSLWALTDSHGLRTGLGLLGMGVIVFTATTVLLSLLVWPLWRKPVGVVLLMVAAANSYFMAAYGVVIDPSMMANTVQTDVREVRDLLSGSMGLVLLLGVVLPGVWWWRQPVQQWPAMRLLGRQLGLALLALVLMMVVIWASFQDLASTMRNHKSLRYMVNPFNTVYASGRLLVGQTTQARMSLQPIGEDAAVVSSGAAGAPPLIVLVVGETVRAANFGLAGYARDTTPQLRQLQTSGELTYFSNVRSCGTNTQVSVPCMFSHLGREAQAKNDIPYENLLDVLQRAGMQVLWLDNQSGCKGVCDRVPNFSTLTLKDPKLCPDGECFDEIMLRVLPERLAELEKTRPAGKAQVGTVVVLHQMGNHGPAYYKRTPADMKLYQPECRTNVLQDCPAQDIVNAYDNAVHYTDHFLGQTVRWLKTQPRPTAMLYVSDHGESLGEKGLYLHGMPYMMAPQEQTHVPMALWMSKSLQTQRGWDGACLQKQSIQALSHDHYFHSVLSLAQVKTRWQKTELDFLAACKRPAA; this is encoded by the coding sequence ATGGCGACTTGTGTTCGCTTTGTGTTGCCCATGCCCTCTTTTTTCTCCGCTTTCTCTGGCTTTTTTCGTCCTTTTTCTAAAGCCATTCGCCGTCCTTGGCACCCCTTGGTTTTGTTGCTGGTGTTGGCACTTTGGCTGACCACCTTGGGCAACTTGCCCCTTTGGCGCTCGCTGTGGGCTTTGACGGACAGCCACGGCTTGCGTACAGGCCTCGGCCTGTTGGGTATGGGGGTGATTGTTTTCACCGCCACCACCGTGCTCCTGTCTTTGCTGGTGTGGCCCCTTTGGCGCAAGCCTGTGGGGGTGGTGTTGCTCATGGTGGCTGCTGCCAACAGTTACTTCATGGCTGCCTATGGGGTGGTCATCGACCCCAGCATGATGGCCAATACGGTGCAGACCGATGTGCGTGAAGTGCGTGATTTGTTGTCGGGGTCGATGGGGCTGGTGCTGCTGCTGGGTGTGGTGCTGCCAGGCGTTTGGTGGTGGCGTCAGCCTGTCCAGCAGTGGCCTGCCATGCGGCTGCTCGGCCGCCAACTGGGCTTGGCCTTGCTGGCTTTGGTTTTGATGATGGTGGTCATCTGGGCCTCGTTCCAGGATTTGGCTTCCACCATGCGCAACCACAAATCCTTGCGCTACATGGTGAACCCTTTCAACACGGTTTATGCCAGCGGTCGTTTGCTGGTGGGGCAAACCACCCAGGCACGCATGTCTTTGCAGCCTATTGGCGAGGATGCGGCCGTGGTCTCTTCGGGTGCGGCTGGCGCGCCCCCTTTGATCGTGCTGGTGGTGGGCGAGACCGTGCGGGCGGCCAATTTTGGCTTGGCGGGCTATGCGCGTGACACCACCCCCCAGCTGCGGCAGCTGCAAACCAGCGGCGAGTTGACTTACTTTTCAAATGTGCGGTCTTGCGGCACCAACACCCAGGTGTCGGTGCCCTGCATGTTTTCGCATTTGGGGCGAGAGGCCCAGGCCAAAAACGACATCCCGTATGAAAACCTGCTGGATGTGTTGCAGCGTGCGGGCATGCAGGTGCTGTGGCTGGACAACCAATCGGGTTGCAAAGGCGTGTGCGATCGCGTGCCAAATTTCAGCACCTTGACCTTGAAAGACCCCAAGCTGTGCCCAGATGGTGAATGCTTTGACGAGATCATGTTGCGTGTCCTGCCCGAGCGTTTGGCCGAACTGGAGAAAACACGCCCTGCGGGCAAGGCCCAAGTGGGCACGGTGGTGGTGCTGCACCAGATGGGCAACCATGGCCCGGCTTACTACAAACGCACGCCGGCCGACATGAAGCTGTACCAACCCGAATGCCGCACCAACGTGCTGCAAGATTGCCCCGCGCAAGACATCGTCAATGCCTACGACAACGCGGTGCACTACACCGACCATTTTTTAGGGCAAACCGTGCGTTGGCTCAAAACCCAGCCACGCCCAACGGCCATGCTTTATGTGTCAGACCACGGCGAGTCTTTGGGCGAGAAAGGTTTGTACTTGCATGGCATGCCTTACATGATGGCCCCGCAAGAACAAACCCATGTGCCCATGGCGCTGTGGATGTCCAAGTCTTTGCAGACACAAAGAGGCTGGGATGGCGCTTGCCTGCAAAAACAGTCCATCCAAGCCTTGTCACACGACCACTACTTCCATTCGGTGTTGTCGCTGGCCCAAGTCAAAACCCGTTGGCAAAAAACCGAGTTGGACTTTTTGGCGGCCTGCAAGAGGCCAGCGGCCTGA
- a CDS encoding diacylglycerol kinase — MNDQPTVSPKRQGLSRVWHAFFYSIEGLRAGWGEPAFRQEAILAVLVLPGAWYLGQSWAETVLLIGVVVAVLVVELLNTGIEAAIDRVGPEWHAQSKRAKDTASAAVLLSLLLCGGVWLSALWRWFFA, encoded by the coding sequence ATGAACGACCAACCCACTGTCTCCCCCAAACGCCAAGGCCTATCGCGCGTCTGGCACGCTTTTTTTTACTCGATTGAGGGTTTGCGGGCGGGCTGGGGCGAACCCGCCTTCAGGCAAGAAGCCATCTTGGCCGTGCTGGTCTTACCTGGCGCTTGGTACTTGGGTCAAAGCTGGGCCGAGACAGTGTTGTTGATCGGCGTGGTTGTGGCGGTGCTGGTGGTGGAGTTGCTCAACACCGGCATCGAGGCGGCCATTGACCGGGTGGGGCCCGAGTGGCATGCCCAGTCCAAACGCGCCAAAGACACCGCCAGCGCCGCCGTTTTGCTCAGCCTGCTGCTGTGTGGCGGTGTCTGGCTGAGTGCTTTGTGGCGTTGGTTTTTTGCTTGA
- a CDS encoding type II secretion system F family protein, with the protein MTTATLIFSALVFALVVTISLALLVRWLPDPGRERLTQLTRPTQAVLDATPPGLWHQTQSRLLSGLLWLSPWTAGLSGGDSDQPSALRIRLVQAGWRAPSALPIFLSSKTLLTVTLPALAWVLLEVKQWVPGGMERLGLITVAAGLGYYLPDAWLKHRIQRRQMALSHAFPDALDLLRLCVQAGLGLDAAIERVGREMRHARPELSEEFALTGLALRAGASRADALRSLSQRVGLKEIDALVVMLIQADRFGSSVSESLAVHAEALRIQRRLKAEEAAAKLPVKLLIPLIFCVFPSLLTVLLGPVAVTLAREFVKVV; encoded by the coding sequence ATGACAACAGCCACCTTGATTTTTTCTGCACTGGTGTTTGCCCTGGTGGTCACCATCAGCCTGGCCTTGCTGGTGCGCTGGTTACCAGACCCTGGACGTGAACGATTGACTCAGCTCACCCGTCCCACCCAAGCTGTTCTTGACGCTACCCCGCCGGGGCTTTGGCACCAAACCCAAAGTCGCTTGTTGTCAGGCCTGCTGTGGCTCAGCCCTTGGACAGCAGGACTCTCAGGGGGCGACAGCGACCAGCCCTCTGCTCTGCGCATCAGATTGGTACAAGCGGGATGGCGCGCGCCCTCTGCATTGCCGATCTTTCTCAGCAGCAAAACACTGCTCACGGTGACTCTGCCCGCATTGGCATGGGTGCTGCTTGAAGTCAAGCAATGGGTACCGGGGGGCATGGAACGCCTTGGTTTGATCACAGTGGCCGCAGGCTTGGGCTATTACTTGCCGGACGCATGGCTGAAACACCGAATTCAGCGCCGCCAAATGGCGCTGTCCCATGCTTTTCCAGATGCTTTGGACCTTTTGCGCCTGTGCGTTCAGGCCGGACTTGGTCTGGATGCCGCCATAGAGCGCGTGGGCCGAGAAATGCGCCACGCTCGCCCAGAACTTTCTGAGGAATTTGCCTTGACGGGTCTGGCCTTAAGAGCCGGAGCTTCGCGAGCTGATGCGCTGCGCAGCCTGTCGCAACGGGTCGGACTCAAAGAGATCGATGCCCTCGTGGTCATGCTGATCCAGGCCGATCGATTTGGTTCAAGTGTGTCCGAGTCGCTGGCCGTGCACGCCGAAGCCTTGCGCATCCAGCGGCGCCTGAAAGCTGAAGAGGCCGCAGCCAAACTCCCGGTCAAGCTGCTGATCCCTTTGATTTTTTGTGTCTTCCCCAGCCTGCTGACGGTGCTGCTGGGGCCGGTGGCAGTGACTTTGGCGCGGGAGTTTGTCAAGGTGGTGTGA
- a CDS encoding type II secretion system F family protein yields MSKPYWIFWTLASLCLVFMAWGIFGLWQQNLDPRRKALAQRLYNGAGLDLADPLEPRLKLRSRRVLSRWTWLEQWLKSWPLAHALDDFLQQTGLALTVAQTLLLAVTVLVLSLSLGVGLGWPFVLSWAAGALALLVFAAFLQHRRSQRMVQMGQALPDALDLIARSMQAGHAFTSALQVAAKDCAPPLSQELRAVFEEINFGVSTTQALQGLSHRVASEDVRYFVVAVVIQSETGGNLVEVLKSTAQLIRERQKIAGVVRVLSAEGRISAVILSLLPFALAALMSLLNPSFISKLWTDPMGLQLVYASLVLMGIGILWMWKMIQIRV; encoded by the coding sequence ATGAGCAAGCCCTACTGGATTTTTTGGACTTTGGCGTCTCTTTGCTTGGTCTTCATGGCTTGGGGCATTTTTGGCCTGTGGCAGCAAAATCTGGACCCACGGCGAAAAGCCTTGGCGCAGAGACTTTACAACGGGGCAGGTTTGGATTTGGCGGACCCTCTGGAACCCCGCTTGAAGCTGCGGTCCAGGCGTGTCTTGAGCAGATGGACATGGCTTGAGCAGTGGCTGAAAAGCTGGCCCTTGGCCCATGCGCTGGACGATTTTTTGCAGCAAACTGGCTTGGCTTTGACGGTCGCCCAAACCTTGCTGTTGGCGGTCACGGTGCTGGTGCTGAGCCTGTCGCTGGGGGTTGGCTTGGGCTGGCCCTTTGTGCTTTCTTGGGCTGCCGGAGCCCTGGCACTCCTGGTGTTCGCTGCATTTTTGCAGCACCGGCGCAGCCAGCGCATGGTCCAAATGGGTCAAGCACTGCCCGATGCCCTTGACCTGATTGCACGCTCGATGCAGGCCGGTCACGCGTTTACCAGTGCCTTGCAGGTGGCTGCCAAAGACTGCGCCCCCCCTTTGTCGCAAGAGCTGCGGGCCGTTTTTGAAGAAATCAACTTTGGTGTCAGCACCACCCAAGCCCTGCAGGGCCTGTCCCACAGGGTGGCGAGTGAGGACGTGCGCTATTTTGTGGTGGCTGTGGTCATCCAAAGCGAAACCGGCGGCAACCTGGTGGAGGTGCTCAAAAGCACGGCACAGCTGATCCGGGAACGACAAAAAATAGCGGGGGTGGTGCGCGTGCTCTCTGCAGAAGGCCGTATTTCTGCCGTCATTTTGTCGCTTTTGCCCTTTGCATTGGCCGCGCTCATGAGCCTGCTCAACCCCAGCTTCATCTCGAAACTCTGGACCGACCCGATGGGCTTGCAGTTGGTGTACGCGTCGCTGGTGTTGATGGGCATCGGCATCTTGTGGATGTGGAAGATGATCCAGATCCGCGTTTGA
- a CDS encoding type II and III secretion system protein family protein gives MPAQQPTPHSPRWMPSASPQWSLQSALCTALLSTLSLWPAVTGAAPSATPSVASKPNPRSGAQISGQPEIQTQGPVQIAPPLRLTAGKSMLLQLPENAARMSVGNPDVADVVLINPREIYLLGKKTGLTNLLVWTAQGRTTLRDIAVGADTEALHAKLQEYVPSAENLRVDSMADSLVLSGRVADGMKVQRLMALTQAFHGSAKIINLLRVHGTQQVMLEVKVAEVSKTLLDELGVDVNLTRTFGNTSVNLLSQLLSAGSTALTAGRANGLTTVTLTAEMKKGLVKVLAEPTITAVSGQEGSFLAGGKIYIPVPQTNAAGGTAITLQEKEFGVGLKFLPTVLEDGLINLQVTPEVSELSQVGTVVKGLGNQSSLLPTITTRRASTTVQLRDGESFAIGGLVKNNVTQTIKAFPVLGELPILGALFRSTAFQTDKSELIFVVTPRLAKVLPPDYVLPTDTYVPPTRREYFFQGRVEGKPPTPVPAASVDETAPITD, from the coding sequence ATGCCTGCTCAACAACCGACTCCCCATAGCCCCCGCTGGATGCCCTCGGCTTCGCCTCAGTGGTCTCTTCAGTCTGCACTTTGCACTGCGCTGCTCAGCACTCTCAGTTTGTGGCCAGCGGTGACAGGGGCAGCCCCATCCGCCACCCCCTCTGTAGCCAGCAAGCCCAACCCCCGCAGTGGTGCACAGATTTCAGGACAGCCCGAGATCCAGACCCAAGGTCCGGTTCAGATCGCGCCGCCCTTGCGCTTGACGGCGGGCAAGTCCATGCTGCTTCAATTGCCCGAGAACGCTGCTCGCATGTCGGTGGGCAACCCCGATGTGGCCGATGTGGTGCTGATCAACCCGCGCGAGATCTACCTGCTGGGCAAAAAAACCGGCTTGACCAATTTGCTGGTTTGGACAGCCCAGGGCAGAACCACTTTGAGAGATATTGCCGTAGGAGCCGACACCGAAGCCCTGCACGCCAAGCTGCAAGAGTACGTGCCCAGCGCCGAAAACCTGAGGGTGGACAGCATGGCCGACAGCTTGGTGCTGAGCGGCCGGGTCGCTGATGGCATGAAGGTGCAACGCCTGATGGCCTTGACCCAGGCCTTCCACGGGAGCGCCAAGATCATCAACCTGTTGCGTGTGCACGGCACACAACAGGTGATGCTCGAAGTCAAAGTGGCCGAGGTCTCCAAAACCCTGCTCGATGAACTGGGGGTGGACGTCAACCTGACCCGCACCTTCGGCAACACCTCGGTCAACCTTTTGTCGCAATTGCTGAGTGCCGGATCGACCGCACTGACCGCCGGGCGCGCCAACGGGCTGACCACCGTCACGTTGACCGCAGAGATGAAAAAAGGTTTGGTCAAGGTACTGGCCGAGCCCACCATCACGGCCGTGAGCGGGCAAGAAGGTTCATTCTTGGCGGGCGGCAAAATTTACATCCCCGTCCCGCAAACCAATGCTGCGGGAGGCACCGCCATCACGTTGCAAGAAAAAGAGTTTGGCGTAGGCCTGAAGTTTTTACCCACGGTGCTGGAAGACGGTCTCATCAATTTACAGGTGACCCCCGAGGTGTCCGAGTTGTCCCAGGTGGGTACCGTGGTCAAAGGCTTGGGTAACCAAAGCAGCTTGTTGCCCACCATCACCACCCGACGGGCCTCCACCACGGTGCAACTGCGCGATGGCGAGAGTTTTGCCATTGGCGGTCTGGTCAAGAACAACGTGACCCAGACCATCAAGGCTTTTCCCGTGCTGGGTGAATTGCCCATCCTGGGTGCACTGTTTCGCAGCACCGCTTTTCAGACCGACAAATCGGAGCTGATCTTTGTGGTCACGCCTCGGCTGGCCAAAGTCCTGCCCCCTGACTACGTTTTGCCCACCGACACCTATGTACCGCCCACCCGCAGAGAGTATTTCTTTCAGGGCCGAGTAGAAGGCAAGCCACCGACGCCCGTTCCCGCTGCCTCGGTTGATGAGACCGCACCGATCACCGATTAA
- the cpaB gene encoding Flp pilus assembly protein CpaB gives MRNIRPLGVLTLALLLGLAAAAFAASWLQKQGSEATIQVLVATRDLQMGTRLQPDMLETVSWPKAALIQDPLTSLDQAQDRVIQTAVWRGEPLLMNKLAPIGEKGGLSSVLAQGQRAITVKVNEIVGVAGFALPGNYVDVMVNTQDTQSQPVSKIVIERIQVLAVAQDVSSNEYKPRVVNAVTLQVTPQQAEQIDLARSVGTLSLVLRSQSDQHSVVTMGARKLDFLPSLALPTPPPPAPKTATRRKALAPDPFLTAPPAPEPARFEIIRGLSLSQD, from the coding sequence ATGAGAAACATTCGTCCCCTGGGTGTGCTGACGCTGGCCCTATTGCTGGGTTTGGCGGCTGCGGCCTTTGCGGCCAGTTGGCTGCAAAAGCAAGGATCCGAAGCCACCATCCAAGTGCTGGTAGCCACGCGCGATTTACAAATGGGCACCCGCCTGCAGCCCGACATGCTGGAAACCGTGAGCTGGCCCAAAGCGGCACTGATTCAGGACCCGCTGACCTCCTTGGACCAGGCGCAAGACCGGGTCATCCAGACGGCGGTTTGGCGAGGCGAGCCTTTGCTGATGAATAAACTGGCCCCGATCGGCGAAAAAGGAGGTTTGTCTTCCGTACTCGCGCAAGGGCAACGCGCCATCACCGTCAAAGTCAATGAAATCGTGGGTGTTGCCGGCTTTGCCTTGCCCGGCAACTATGTGGACGTGATGGTCAACACACAGGACACTCAAAGCCAACCCGTCTCGAAAATCGTGATCGAAAGAATCCAGGTTCTGGCTGTGGCCCAGGATGTCTCAAGCAATGAGTACAAACCCAGGGTGGTCAATGCCGTGACCTTGCAAGTGACGCCCCAACAAGCCGAGCAAATCGATCTGGCCCGCAGCGTGGGCACCCTGTCATTGGTGCTGCGCAGCCAAAGTGACCAGCACAGTGTGGTGACCATGGGAGCGAGAAAACTCGACTTTTTGCCCAGTCTGGCGCTGCCAACGCCCCCTCCACCTGCCCCCAAGACCGCAACACGCAGAAAAGCGCTTGCGCCGGACCCCTTCCTAACGGCCCCACCAGCACCTGAGCCTGCTCGTTTTGAAATCATCCGCGGCCTGTCGTTGTCACAGGACTGA